A single region of the Streptomyces vilmorinianum genome encodes:
- a CDS encoding HTTM domain-containing protein: MTTSTTVPDVAARLARALSFIGSVRAPYQAAVFRIGLAAVVLAFLLREWPHRHVLYGNRSPLSFDLAQILVREERSFTVLIWSDGQLWFETVYTLTIAAAVAVLLGWRTRTMSVLLMVGVLSLENRNTLVGDGGDNVIRIMVIYLVFTRCAQVWSLDARRERRLRADSPGAGRAAFDFPGIALWSAAVTPLVAMSGFPTQGWLPLFWILWAVQGIWYVVNRWFPDHEVRAVLDAAASMLHNCAMLVVAAQVCLIYATAGWYKVQGTRWQEGSALYYALNLDYFMPWPALSGLLAANTPAILVLTYATVMVQVAFPFTLANRKVKNVLLAVMILEHLGIAVVLGIPFLSLAMIVCDAVFLPTAFLVALGARCARLSLPVRARASWGARQAASPG; encoded by the coding sequence GTGACCACTTCGACCACCGTCCCGGACGTCGCCGCGCGTCTCGCCCGGGCCCTGTCCTTCATCGGCTCCGTACGGGCCCCCTACCAGGCGGCCGTCTTCCGCATCGGCCTCGCGGCCGTCGTCCTGGCCTTCCTGCTGCGTGAATGGCCGCACCGCCATGTCCTGTACGGGAACCGCAGCCCCCTCTCCTTCGACCTGGCGCAGATCCTGGTCCGTGAGGAGCGCAGCTTCACGGTCCTGATCTGGAGCGACGGGCAGCTCTGGTTCGAGACCGTCTACACCCTGACGATCGCGGCGGCGGTCGCCGTCCTGCTGGGCTGGCGCACCCGGACCATGTCCGTGCTGCTCATGGTCGGCGTGCTCTCGCTGGAGAACCGCAACACCCTGGTGGGAGACGGCGGGGACAACGTCATCCGCATCATGGTCATCTACCTGGTCTTCACCCGCTGTGCCCAGGTGTGGTCCCTCGACGCGCGCCGCGAGCGGAGGCTGCGGGCCGACTCACCTGGCGCCGGCCGGGCGGCCTTCGACTTCCCGGGGATCGCCCTCTGGTCGGCGGCCGTCACCCCTCTCGTGGCGATGTCCGGATTCCCCACCCAGGGCTGGCTGCCCCTCTTCTGGATCCTGTGGGCCGTCCAGGGAATCTGGTACGTGGTGAACCGGTGGTTCCCCGACCACGAGGTACGTGCCGTGCTGGACGCGGCTGCCTCGATGCTCCACAACTGCGCGATGCTCGTCGTCGCCGCGCAGGTGTGCCTGATCTACGCGACCGCCGGCTGGTACAAGGTGCAGGGCACACGCTGGCAGGAGGGCAGCGCCCTGTACTACGCCCTGAACCTGGACTACTTCATGCCCTGGCCCGCGCTCTCCGGGTTGCTCGCCGCGAACACGCCGGCGATTCTGGTCCTCACCTACGCCACCGTGATGGTGCAGGTGGCGTTCCCGTTCACGCTGGCCAACCGCAAGGTGAAGAACGTCCTGCTCGCCGTGATGATTCTGGAGCACCTCGGCATCGCCGTGGTCCTCGGCATCCCGTTCCTGTCGCTGGCCATGATCGTGTGCGACGCGGTGTTCCTGCCGACCGCCTTCCTCGTGGCGCTCGGCGCGCGCTGCGCGCGGCTCTCCCTGCCGGTGCGGGCGCGCGCGTCCTGGGGAGCGCGGCAGGCGGCGTCACCCGGCTGA